One window of the Crassaminicella thermophila genome contains the following:
- the secE gene encoding preprotein translocase subunit SecE — MAVQTNTNKAAKSRDVGKFFRHVKAELKKVIWPSKKELTSYTTVVLTTCAVVAIGIWLVDTIFGKALQLIIK, encoded by the coding sequence TACAAACAAATACAAATAAGGCAGCCAAATCTAGAGACGTAGGGAAGTTCTTTAGACATGTTAAGGCAGAGTTGAAAAAAGTAATTTGGCCAAGTAAAAAGGAATTGACATCATATACTACAGTTGTACTGACAACCTGTGCAGTTGTAGCTATTGGAATCTGGCTGGTAGATACAATATTTGGAAAAGCTCTTCAACTAATTATTAAA